The genomic region CCCAGCCCGACGATGTGACGACGAACTCGTACGTTCCTTCCGTCAGCACGACGCGCGTGGTGCCGTAGGTTTCGCCTCGATCGAACTCGACGGTAGTGCCGTCTCCATCGTTCAACGACTTGCTCTCTCCCGGCGCCAACGTCACTTCTCGAGAATTATCGACGATAAACGAGACCTGCCCGCCCGAGCTCGACGGGTTGACGACCTTCACGGTTTCCCGAGCCGACTCCCGAGTAGACGTCTCGCGAATCGAGGATGCAGCGGGCACCGCGTTGGAACGAAGGTTCGGTGCCGCCGCGGTCTGCAAGCTCGGGGCCTGCGTGGGTGCCGGAGCAGCCGCGGTCGGAACGGCGACGGGAACGCTCGCACTTACCGGAGTCGGCACGTAGACGACCGGTTGCGGTGCCACAGGAACGTAGCGCACGGGGGGAGCATACCAGTAATAGTCCCCCCAATAGCCATAATACGGACGATGGTGATGATGATGGTAGCCATGCCCGTAACCGTTGCCGAAAAGGAAATCGACATGAACTTGTGCTTGCGATTCGGCCGTCTGCAGACCGACGGCGCAACACGCGATGAGGCAAGTAAGTAACCAGCGACGATTCATTGACGAAAATCCTACAAGAGAAGAACGGAGCCGTTCGATCATGCCGTAGTTAATTGCCGATGTTTGCACCGGGACCGACCTCATGGTGTCTAGCGGAAGCCACGGATCGTCTGCTTCGCATGACGCAGCCTAGGTCATTTTCCGCCCAAACAGGAATAACATCGGCGCACGCGACCGAACGGCCTCAGCAAAACGCCGCGACGTAAACACCGATCAAACGGATTCGGCTCTCCCGACCGGTATCGCGGCGGAGCATAGGGAATCTACGGCACAGCGGCAATGGAGATGCGAAGTGGCTTGGGGAGCGAGTCGGTCCACATCCGGCTCAACGTCCGGAACTCCCATCCCTCCACATCGCGGCAACGCCGGCAAAGCAGCAAAAGCGGTTTAGCGCACCCGACAGCTCACCTAGATCAATGGCTCGCTGAACTATTTCGCTGCTTCATTGCAACAAACCACTTCTCGACGCCATGCCAACTTGCGGCACCTAACACCAAGGCGATCGCCGACGCACACACCGTCAAGCCGTAAGGTCCGAACGCCACATAGGGCGACGCCCAAAGCAGAAGCGATTGTTGGACTGGAAATCCATACAGATAGACGCCGTAGGAATAGTCAGCCTTTACATCTCCTAACAATCGAACAAGCTCGGGCTGATAGGCGATCCACAATAGCAAATACGTCCCTGCAATCGAAAGCACCGGTTCCAAAATATCAGGACGAACCACGGCGACGCCCACGATCGTGGCCGCTCCAACCGCAGCCAAGATGTTGCTATAAGGAATGCGGTTGCGGAGGCGATGGAATAAGACTCCAGCCATGAAAAACGTGAAGAACCTCGGCAAGTAGAAAACATCGCCGATGATCGCCGTGACGATCCAATGAGAGGAAAGACGAAATCCGCTGAAATACCACAGCCATAAGAGAGTGAAAACCGCGATGCAAACGGAGATCTTCCGCAGCGACTTAGCCGCCATCGCCAAAAACACATAGCAAACGAATTCATAACGAATGGTCCAAAGCGAACCATTCATCACTCCCGGATAAGGATTGTTTTCAAACGTCGAAAGCAGCCCGCCGTAAGGAAATCCATATCCGACGAGATCGATCATGTTAAAAGCGATGATTCCCCACTGCCGCGCGCTATAGCCCGTGAACGGCATCTCGCTTGCCAGGGGTGCTAGGACGAAAGCTTGAATAGCCGACAAAATTAAGAATGCGGGATAGACTCGCAGAACCCTCTTGAGGATGAACTCTTTGATCGTTTTACTCTTCACCAGGCTATGGCTCACCAAGAAGCCGCTGATGATGAGAAACAAATCGACTACCACGGTCCCGATCGTGGTACCCGTCAACTTCCATAGTGGTTCGTCGGCCTCATCGCCGTCGACCAAAAGAAACGAATGGCTGAGAATGACGGCCAACGCTAAAAGCAGCCGAATAGGGACGAACAGGTTCCGTCGAAAGCTTTCGTCCGTGCGCCAAGTAGCGATCGATCGGCAAGGCTTTTCTTGAGCGTCGATCATGACGTGCATCGGCTCATGCGTTGCGGCATGGAAAGTGATCGAGCCGCTACGCTGCGCGGGTTCGCAATTGCCAGCGGCGCTTCGAGAACCAGCCTTCATTCAAGGCGCTCGTCGCTACGCGGTCTTCCAGGTTCGGGCGAAAGACCGTGAGCAGCAGCAACGGCAGATACCACGCCATGTAAGCGCCGCCGCCGTCGAGATGCCAGAACTGCGTGGCAAGCATGACCGCGGCCGAGCAACTGATGAGCGTTCCCAGGTTCTTCTGGGCAGGCCACAACGCAAAGCCGGCGCTGAGCACTAAGAAGGCGAACATCACCGGAATGCGATACGGCGCCGAGGCATCGCTGAACGACCAAAAGCCCGTTTCGGTTTTCGCACCGATCAAGTTCGTCCAGCCGAAGAGCTCTTTGAGGCTATCCAGAAACGCATGCGTATCCTGGAGCAGAAACGCCATGATGCCGATCAACACGGCCCAACTGATCGTGAAGCCGCCGAGAAAGCGAAACATTCCTTTGCGCCAATAAAAGCCGCACCACAGCGGGAGCAAGAAAAGCGGATAGTAAATCACGCCCGACGCTAAGCCGATCAAGACGCCTGCGATCAACGGATCGTGATACGCCAAGATCGCCCACACCAGCAACGCCGCCGGCAGCACATGGTCGACATGGCCCGTCAGTTGTGCCGTGTATGGGAGTAGTAGATAGAGCGTTGCGGCCGAGATGCCGGTTCGTACGTTGTCGAAGTGCCGCACGCCGATCAAGACTAAGCCGACGACGACCGCCATGTGCGACAAGATCGCCGTGGTGCGCGAAGCCGCGATCTGCTTCGTCTGGCGACTCACTTTCGGCGTCGAGTTCACATCGCTTGCGGTCGTGGCGTTGGCATCCATAATGGCTGACGTCGATACGCTCGGCAGCCACATCATTAAGAAGAAGCCGGGTCGGTTGCGCACCGTTACATCGGCGGCTTCGCTGGCAGCCGCTTGCGAAGGGTCGGCCGGTTCGTCGTCGTTCAGTGCCAGCGCACGGTCGACTTGTCGCGCGGCCGCAAGATCTCGCTCGGTCGGCGTGTAGATGAGCACGTTCACCATCAAAAATACGAACAGCGAGATGCCGAGAAACGTCATGCCGCCGGGCGAGAGATTCGTTTCCAACAACGGGCGGCGCACCATCGTCGGATCGAGCAAGATGCGAATGAGAAACAGTCCGCCGACGACGAACAGCCAAACATAGCCGAGTTGCTGAAGCTCCGGCTCCTTGCGCGCAATGAGCAGCAGGCCCGGCGCGTATGAGATCAGTCCGATGAGGTCGAGATTGCGCACGCTCCAAAAGCGATTGAACTTAAAGAAGATGGCGATCGAAAGCAGCGACGCGAGATAAACCCACGTCGTTGCATTCAGATCGTAATCGTATAAAAGTTTATTCATCGTGCGTGCGACAGGGCCCAGGCATGAACCTCTGTTGACGCAAAGCGCGCAGAGGAACTCCATTCGTAACACTGTAACCTATTTGAATTACGCATCTTTGCAAGATGAAGTTTGCTCGCCCGAGCTTCTTTCTACGCGTAATCCATGGTTTTTCGCAGTCGACTTTACCGACCGGGCCGACCCTGAGGCCAGAGGTCGACCGTGCCGCTTCCGATAGTCGTAACCGGACGCTCTAGCGGCTAAGTCTCGCCGCTTTCGGAGTCGGCCTCGGCAACCGCAGCGATGCCGATGCGTCGTCGCGCATTTTCGGCCCAGGGGCTTTCCGGAACGAGGGCGAGGAAAGCCCTCCAATGCACTTCGGCCTCGGCACTTAGGCCCACCTCGTCGAGCGCCCGAGCCAAATGATAATGCACATCGGCGTAATCGTCGTGATAGCGCAACGCTCCTTGAAAGGCCGCGATCGCTAAGTCGAAGCGTTTTTCTTCGACGAGCAGGCAGCCGAGATTCGCTCGGGCCTCGACATAATCTTCGTTCAACTCCACGGCCGTGAAGTAGCGCTCGCGCGCACCGCCGAGATCGCCGAGCCGATAGAGGACGTCGGCCAACGCGAAACAAATTTCGGCGTTGAGGCCGCCGGTCGCGAGCGCCGCGCGATAAAGATCGGCGGCTTCCGCTAAGCGGCCCATCTCTTCCAGCTCGACTGCCGTTTGACAAAGCCGCTTCGCGGAACGAGGCGGCGCAAGATCGCCGGACAAATCCGGCAACGGCGCCGGAGCGACATCAGAGACCGACTCGCTTGGCGAAGTGGAATGCAGTTCATCGGCCGTGCCGAAATCGAAACGATACTGACCCCCTGCTTCGAGCAAGCCATCTCCTTGACGAAGAAGCAACGCTTCTCCTTCGACGATGATCGAAAGCTGCGCCAGCGGCCGCTCGACTGTTGGAAGCAATCTCCCGAGCGCGGTCAATTGCTTTTCGATCGTCTTCGGCGAGGCCCCGCCTGCGAGCAATTGCGTGAGTCGCCTTGCCGTTTGCACTTCGCAAAAATCAAAGTACGGCAACTGGCGCACTTCGCGTGCCGGTATGATCAGCCCTCGCCGATGCCAGCGACGAACCACCGTCGCCGGTACTCCGAGCAATTCGGCCAGCATCGCCGGCGTGTAGAGTCGATGCACTTGTTGCCGCGGTTCGACGACTCCGAGCGCTTCCCACAATTCCGTTTCGCTCACGACCCGCACGGCCGTCGGTTGCGGCGAGGTTTGTTCGATGCGCTCCGCCAGATCGGACGGCGGAAGATCTTGCTCGCCGACGACGATAAGCCGCACTTCCGCATCCAACTCGTCGACGACGACCGCCCCGCGCGCGACAAGCAGCTTGCGCGCCGCCGATTTCGTCATGCCCGCCAGCTTGCCGACGATCACGGTTCGTAGACCGGCGACGTCGAGCTTTGCGGCGGAAGAACCGGAATCGGCGGACATGGGAACCGGGCCTGTCGTTGCAAAGTTTATAAGGAAGTTATAAGTAAGTATGTCAGTCTTGCGAGCCGAGCAGAGGGTGTCAATCGGGCACACGGCAATCGGACGACGGCGAGAACCGAATCGGTTATCGTTAAGTCGTCGCCCCATTCCTTTGATTCCTGAGCGTCTGCATGTCCGAGATCGTCGCTTACCACGAAGCAGGCCACGCGCTCATGGCATTCGTGCTCGGCGGCGAAGTTCGGCTTGTCACGATCGAGCCCGACCGCGACGACGGGCCGGAGCGCCAAGGGGATACGCAAGTCTTGTGGCGGCGTTCGCGAGACGGCGACAAGGAGTTCGCCAAGAAGGCCGTTCAAGTAAGCCTTGCCGGACCGGTCGCCGAAATGATTTACACCGGCGAGCCGTATCATCCCGGCCATGTCGCTGAGTGGGCCGCCGATTGGAACGAAGCGTGGACCGCCGCTCTAGCGCTCCATGCCGACGAGCGCCGTCGGCTGGCGTACCTCGAAGACGTATCCGTGAAGCTCTACCATCGACTGAAGCACGACGATCTCTGGTCGCCTCTCGCGGCCTTGGCCGATCATCTGCTCGCGCACGAAACTTTGGAAAACGAACAAGTCGAAGAAATCGTTCGAGAATGGCTGGACGGATGAAAATCTTATTTCTTCACGGTTGGCAATCGGTCGTGGGTGGTGTGAAACCAAGCTACCTGGCTCGACACGGCCATGAGGTCATCAATCCGAAACTCCCCGACGAAGACTTCGCCGCCGCGCTGACGATCGCGCAAGAAGCATTCGATCGGCATCGGCCCGACGTCGTGGTCGGCTCGTCGCGCGGTGGTGCCGTGGCGATGAACATCCGTAGCGACGGCGCGCGGCTCGTACTGCTGTGTCCGGCTTGGAAGCGCTGGGGCGTCGCGACGACGATCCCGCCCGGCAGCGTCGTGCTGCATTCGCGCCAAGACGAAGTCATTCCTTTCGCGGAGAGCGAAGAACTGATTCGTAAGAGCAATCTACCGGATTCGGCCCTGCATGAAGTCGGCACCGATCATCGGCTCGCCGACCCTGAGCCGTTGGCGGCCATGCTCCTGGCGTGTGAAAAATAGAAAGCGATCGGCGAACATCCCCGCTTCGCTTAGAATGCGGCACTCCAGCCAAGTATACGAGGATGCAGTGTTTACCTTTCGTCGACCGACCGATGCCGCTCTCCGCCGCTTCGTCGACACGCAAGTCGGGCTCGATTTCACGTATACCGACGTCGGCGCGACCGCGACCGTAGTACTTCACGCAGGCTACAACGTCGATCGGACCCGGCGCAACATCGGCCTGGGGGACCATGATTATCGCTCGGCAATTCAGGCTCTTCGCGCTTGGCGCCACTTCGAGCTAGGTTGGTTGAGCGTTTGGCAACCGGACCTTCCGATCGAAACAGGACGCATCGCCGTCGTCGTAGCGCGAGCGCTCGGCCTTTGGTCGGCCCATACGGCGCGCATCGTCTACGTGATCGACGAGCCGCACCGTTTCGGCTTCGCCTATGGAACGCTCCCGGGCCATGCCGAACAAGGGGAAGAACGCTTTCTCGTCGAACAACTCGCCGACGGCTCCGTATGGTACGATGTCGTCGCGTTCTCGCGACCACGGCATCTCTTGGCTAAGCTCGCTTACCCTTTCATCCGTCGACTGCAGAAACGCTTCGGTCGCGAAACGGCCGATGCGATGGTTCGCGCCGTACGAAGCCGCGCCGATCGGAGCGAGAACGAAGCATGACGCGACTACCGATCACCGTCATCTCCAATGCCTCGTCGGGCACGTCGAAACGCGTGGAGTTGGAAATGACTCTGCAAGCGCACTTTGCGAAGTACGGTGCTCAAGCCAAGATCATACTCGTGGAAAACGGCGCGTCGCTGATCACACGCGCGCGGGAAGCCGTCGCCGAGGGGTGCCGGACGCTCGTCGCCGCCGGGGGAGACGGAACGATCAACGCCATCGCGTCCGTGGTCGTCGATACCGAGGTCGCGCTCGGCGTGTTGCCGCTCGGCACGTTAAATCATTTCGCCAAAGATCTCGGCATCCCGCTCGATATCGAACGGGCCGTGAAGACGATCGTCGACGGCGACGTACGGTCGGTGGATGTCGGCGAGGTCAACGGTCGGGTGTTCGTCAACAACTCCAGCCTCGGACTCTATCCGACGCTAGTGCGCGAGCGCGAGCAACGGCAGAGCCTAGGTCGTTCGAAATGGTCGGCTTTCGCCCTCGCTAGTCTGACTGTGCTCGGCCGTTACCCATTCGTGAAGGTCGCGATCACGATCGACGGAAAGCAGATCTCACGTAAGACCCCGCTCGTCTTCATCGGCAACAATCGCTACCTGATCGAAGGGCTTCGAGTCGGTCAGCGCGATCGCCTCGATGCCGGCGTATTGTCCGTCTACCTCACGCGCGATATCGGGCGCGTCAAGCTGATCTGGTTTGCGTTGCGAGCGTTGTTCGGGAAACTGCGCGACGAAAAAGATTTCGATGCCTTGGAAACCACGGCGCTGCGGATCATCACCTCGGGCCGGCGAGTTCGCGTGTCGGCCGATGGAGAAATCGAAAAGCTCGACATACCATTGGAATATCGCATCAGACCGGGAGCGCTTCAGGTCGTCGTTCCCCGAGCGGCAGAGAAGCAAAAGTTAGAAAAATAAGATGACTCGCAAGCTGATTCATATTTCCGATATCCATTTCGGCCGCGTCGATCAAGCGACCGTCGAACCGCTGATTCGCGCGGCGCATGAAGTTCGTCCCGACGTGATCGTCGTCTCAGGCGATCTCACGCAGCGCGCGCATGCGTCGGAGTTTCGCGAAGCTCGTCGCTTTCTCGACGCGTTGCCGAAGCCGCAACTCATCGTGCCGGGCAACCACGACGTGCCGTTCTACAACATCGCCGCACGTTTTCTTACGCCTCTTGCCAACTATCGCAAATACATCGATACCGAGCTCGAGGCCCGTTACGAAGACTCGGAGCTCATCATTCAAGGGATCAATACGGCCCGTTCCTTAACTTGGAAAAACGGCCGGATCAACGAGCGGCAGATCGACCTCATGCGACGCTCGTTTTGCGGCGCTCCATCGACCACGACCAAGATTCTCGTCACGCATCATCCGTTGGATCTTCCGCGTCGTTTCGACGACGACGACATCGTCGGCCGAGCGCGACCGGCGATGGAAGCGCTCGCCGAGTGCGGCGTCGACTTGCTCTTGGCCGGGCACTACCACATTGCTCATACCGGCGACACGCGGGCTCGCTATCCGATTGAGAATTTCTCGGCCCTAGTGGTGCAAGCCGCGACGACGACCTCCTCGCGCGTGCGCGAAGAACCCAACTCCTTCAACCTACTCCGCATCGAACCTGCGGAAATCACGATCGATCGCTACACCTGGCGCCCGGCGGAAGGAATCTTCGCGTCGTTCCTGACGGAGCAATTTCATCGCACCGAGCAAGGTTGGACTCGCCGCGAAAGCAGGCAACCGGAAGGGCGAGACGTCGTTATCGAGTAGTCGGGGCGAGTACCTTATCTAACCACGTTCTCAGTTGCTTTCGCTCGGGAATATCCTTGAGCACCCATTCGTCGCTGTGATTCGGATAGGGAATCGCCAGCAATGTCGTGCTCGTGAGACCGTCATGACGTTTGAGATAGGCAGCCGTGTCATCGATCGATTTTTCGTGCGAGATGAATTGCGGCTTGCCGTGAAAGCGCACGAGCCTTTTCGCGGCCGAGGCCTCGTCGTCGTCGGAAAATCCCCAACGGCGGACACCATCGTAATGGCTATGTGCGATGATCGCGCGCCAGAGTTTCGCGGTGGCGTCGTCGCGCAGGCCGATATATCCGCAAGCGATCGCGCCGCGCGAAAAGCCGGTAAGGATCACTGCGTCTCGGTCGCCGCCGTAGTCGGCACAGATGCGCTCGACGGTCGTGCGACAATACGCGGCCGTGGCGTCTGCGTCGCCCCACCAATTCAGCGCGTGCTTGCGCTGTTTCAGATCGACGAACGGCAGACTCACCCAAATCATGCGCCGGCCGCCGGAAATTCCGTAGCCGAGCTTGCAATCTTCGACCCGTCCCACGCTTCGATCTCCCAGCGCATTCGAGTAGCCGCCGTTGCCGGGATACTCGACGATCACCGGATACTTCTCGCCCGCTTTCCAATCCGGCGGCAAGTAGAGCGCGTGATAGATACCACCGTCTTCGAATCCGACGTTGCGCTGTTGCACACGCTTGCCGGCCTCGGGCACTCCCTCGACAACGGCAGGCACCGTGAGATCGGACGGCAACTCATGGATGTTCGTTTGCGCAACGGCCGACGCCGTGCTCCAGAAGCTTAAAAACATGGTGATCGCCCATGTTCGGCTATAGGCGATCGAAAACAGATTCGTCATCGGATGTCGTTCCGTTTCAAATGAAATCTCGACGCACTCTGCTGCAAGCACCGCCACCGAGGACTAGAATGCGCCGCTGATTCGTGAAGTGTAACCGATGCCTGCCGTTCGCGAATCATCCCGCCTTCGTAAGCCCGCCCCCCACCTCTCGCGATTGGGAGCCGTATCTATGTCGCTTTCGCTCACGATGCTCGGTCTCTTGCTGGTCGCTCAAGCGCCGCAAGCGCCTTCAGCGACAGCCACGATTTCCGCCGAGCTAACGCCTGTGCGTATCGCGAAGCCTTTGCATGGGCACATTCATCCCTCGGTGTGTCTCTCGTCGAAGGGGACGCTCGTCGTCATCTACGGCCATGTCAATCATCGCGACCTACGCGTCTCGCGTTCTACCGACGGCGGACGATCGTGGACCGTTTCCGAACCCTTTCGGCCGACGGTCGATAAGTCGTACTATCCCGGTTCGCTCACGACATTGAGCGACGGCAGATTGCTGCATTGCTGGAATCGATGGGACACCGACACGACGGAAAAGGAACCGCGGTCGGTGCTCTATTCCTTCTCCGGCGACGACGGTGTTACCTGGAGCGAAGCCGAAGCCATGCCGCGCGAGGCGACGGTCCCGAGCATTATTCGTCATCCGGTCGTCGAACTCGCGGGCGATCGTTGGCTCGTTTCGCTGATGGATAAGACGATACTCTTCGATCCGAAAACCACGACAAGCGTTCCCTTCGGCGACGGTCGCGTGCATGGGCTGGTGCCGATCGTGCGCACGCCGCGCGGCACGTTCGTCAGCGGCGCCGGCCTTCGCTCGACCGACGACGGAAAGAACTGGACCCCCATCGAAAAGTTTCCCGATCTCAAGGACCAAGGCTGGCGGCACGAACTCGTCTGCCTGGCGAACGGTTGGCTACTCGCTTCCGAGATTCTCGGGCCGGGAGTCGGCGGCGAAAGCATTCGCTACCGTATCTCGCGCGACGATGGCCTGACGTGGGGCTCGCACTACACCTACTATGATCCCGGGCGAGCGATCGGCGGCCGCGCGTGCCCACGCACGGTGCAACTCGACAAGGAGACGATCGGCGTCGTGTTCTACGACATCGACCCGAAGCAAACAGGAGGCCCGGCCTTGTTCTTTCTGCGCATTCCGATCGCGAAGCTCGCGGGCTGAGCGAGGGTAGTGCATCCCGCCGACCTCGCGCTGCTACAGCAAGCCCGGAATCGGCTCCCCCATGTGGCCGAAATAGATCGGGCGATTCGCTTCCGTATAGAGCGGACGATCACGATCGATCCCGAGCTTTTCGTAGATCGTCGCCGCGTAGTCTTCGGGCGTATAGCCTGCGCCGACCGGGTAGCCCCCTTCGTCGTCGGTTCGGCCGATGATCTGCCCGCCGCGCACTCCGGCTCCGGCGAAGACCATCGAATAGGCGTGCGGCCAATGGTCGCGTCCTTGAAACTTATTGATCTTCGGCGTGCGCCCGAACTCGGTGACGAAGCAGACGAGCGTTTCGGCGAGCAAACCGCTCCGATCCAAGTCTTCGATCAGCGCGGAGTAAGCTTGATCGACGCTCCCCATCATCACCCAATGCGCAA from Planctomycetia bacterium harbors:
- a CDS encoding acyltransferase, yielding MAVILSHSFLLVDGDEADEPLWKLTGTTIGTVVVDLFLIISGFLVSHSLVKSKTIKEFILKRVLRVYPAFLILSAIQAFVLAPLASEMPFTGYSARQWGIIAFNMIDLVGYGFPYGGLLSTFENNPYPGVMNGSLWTIRYEFVCYVFLAMAAKSLRKISVCIAVFTLLWLWYFSGFRLSSHWIVTAIIGDVFYLPRFFTFFMAGVLFHRLRNRIPYSNILAAVGAATIVGVAVVRPDILEPVLSIAGTYLLLWIAYQPELVRLLGDVKADYSYGVYLYGFPVQQSLLLWASPYVAFGPYGLTVCASAIALVLGAASWHGVEKWFVAMKQRNSSASH
- a CDS encoding tetratricopeptide repeat protein, whose translation is MSADSGSSAAKLDVAGLRTVIVGKLAGMTKSAARKLLVARGAVVVDELDAEVRLIVVGEQDLPPSDLAERIEQTSPQPTAVRVVSETELWEALGVVEPRQQVHRLYTPAMLAELLGVPATVVRRWHRRGLIIPAREVRQLPYFDFCEVQTARRLTQLLAGGASPKTIEKQLTALGRLLPTVERPLAQLSIIVEGEALLLRQGDGLLEAGGQYRFDFGTADELHSTSPSESVSDVAPAPLPDLSGDLAPPRSAKRLCQTAVELEEMGRLAEAADLYRAALATGGLNAEICFALADVLYRLGDLGGARERYFTAVELNEDYVEARANLGCLLVEEKRFDLAIAAFQGALRYHDDYADVHYHLARALDEVGLSAEAEVHWRAFLALVPESPWAENARRRIGIAAVAEADSESGET
- a CDS encoding alpha/beta hydrolase — encoded protein: MKILFLHGWQSVVGGVKPSYLARHGHEVINPKLPDEDFAAALTIAQEAFDRHRPDVVVGSSRGGAVAMNIRSDGARLVLLCPAWKRWGVATTIPPGSVVLHSRQDEVIPFAESEELIRKSNLPDSALHEVGTDHRLADPEPLAAMLLACEK
- a CDS encoding DUF1990 domain-containing protein, producing MFTFRRPTDAALRRFVDTQVGLDFTYTDVGATATVVLHAGYNVDRTRRNIGLGDHDYRSAIQALRAWRHFELGWLSVWQPDLPIETGRIAVVVARALGLWSAHTARIVYVIDEPHRFGFAYGTLPGHAEQGEERFLVEQLADGSVWYDVVAFSRPRHLLAKLAYPFIRRLQKRFGRETADAMVRAVRSRADRSENEA
- a CDS encoding diacylglycerol kinase family lipid kinase, which encodes MTRLPITVISNASSGTSKRVELEMTLQAHFAKYGAQAKIILVENGASLITRAREAVAEGCRTLVAAGGDGTINAIASVVVDTEVALGVLPLGTLNHFAKDLGIPLDIERAVKTIVDGDVRSVDVGEVNGRVFVNNSSLGLYPTLVREREQRQSLGRSKWSAFALASLTVLGRYPFVKVAITIDGKQISRKTPLVFIGNNRYLIEGLRVGQRDRLDAGVLSVYLTRDIGRVKLIWFALRALFGKLRDEKDFDALETTALRIITSGRRVRVSADGEIEKLDIPLEYRIRPGALQVVVPRAAEKQKLEK
- a CDS encoding metallophosphoesterase; translated protein: MTRKLIHISDIHFGRVDQATVEPLIRAAHEVRPDVIVVSGDLTQRAHASEFREARRFLDALPKPQLIVPGNHDVPFYNIAARFLTPLANYRKYIDTELEARYEDSELIIQGINTARSLTWKNGRINERQIDLMRRSFCGAPSTTTKILVTHHPLDLPRRFDDDDIVGRARPAMEALAECGVDLLLAGHYHIAHTGDTRARYPIENFSALVVQAATTTSSRVREEPNSFNLLRIEPAEITIDRYTWRPAEGIFASFLTEQFHRTEQGWTRRESRQPEGRDVVIE
- a CDS encoding glycoside hydrolase — translated: MSLSLTMLGLLLVAQAPQAPSATATISAELTPVRIAKPLHGHIHPSVCLSSKGTLVVIYGHVNHRDLRVSRSTDGGRSWTVSEPFRPTVDKSYYPGSLTTLSDGRLLHCWNRWDTDTTEKEPRSVLYSFSGDDGVTWSEAEAMPREATVPSIIRHPVVELAGDRWLVSLMDKTILFDPKTTTSVPFGDGRVHGLVPIVRTPRGTFVSGAGLRSTDDGKNWTPIEKFPDLKDQGWRHELVCLANGWLLASEILGPGVGGESIRYRISRDDGLTWGSHYTYYDPGRAIGGRACPRTVQLDKETIGVVFYDIDPKQTGGPALFFLRIPIAKLAG